The Crocosphaera subtropica ATCC 51142 genome includes a window with the following:
- a CDS encoding ATP phosphoribosyltransferase regulatory subunit, whose product MIHQPPAGARDLLPLEVVQKAWINDTLQQVFGQWGYQRIVTSTIERLDTLKAGGAIEDETVIQLHNNSREQLGLRPELTASVARAAVTRMANTSYPQRLCYRANVFRNPPSGHHGRQLEFYQAGVELLFSGGTLADAEILLLVAECLQKLQIPSWYLILGDAGLTRSLLSPFPEALRQEVRHCLATLDYVKLDNLSYPNEELKHRASLLFNLRGKPEDVLSKVVDLTLDQTGKHCLNNLKSLIELVNHSTSYKLPLTLDLSLIQTFDYYTGIIFKAIGQTNHKLQNLGQGGRYDQLLGVYHPQKKSAPGIGFSLNVGALHRCLLSTDILPQKPLLIDYLVVAKTSESQIEALKYAQQLRKDDNSLRVTIDLENRNEEEIKKYAQENGIKTIVWIEKGKEAIIN is encoded by the coding sequence ATGATTCATCAACCACCGGCCGGCGCAAGAGACTTACTTCCTCTAGAAGTGGTGCAAAAAGCTTGGATTAATGATACCCTTCAACAAGTTTTTGGACAATGGGGTTATCAGCGTATTGTTACTTCTACTATCGAACGATTAGATACCCTCAAAGCAGGAGGTGCTATTGAAGATGAAACAGTCATTCAACTACACAATAATAGTAGAGAACAGTTGGGCTTGCGACCAGAATTAACAGCTTCGGTTGCTCGTGCTGCAGTAACCAGGATGGCAAATACCAGTTATCCTCAACGACTGTGTTATCGGGCTAATGTCTTTCGTAACCCTCCCAGTGGTCATCATGGCCGACAATTAGAATTTTATCAAGCCGGCGTAGAATTATTATTTTCTGGAGGAACCTTAGCTGACGCAGAAATTCTTTTATTGGTGGCTGAGTGTTTACAGAAATTACAGATTCCCAGTTGGTATCTTATCTTAGGAGATGCCGGGCTAACGCGATCGCTCTTATCACCCTTTCCTGAAGCATTACGTCAGGAAGTTCGTCATTGTTTAGCTACCTTGGACTATGTTAAATTAGACAATCTTTCCTATCCCAATGAAGAATTAAAGCATCGGGCAAGCTTACTGTTTAACTTACGAGGAAAGCCGGAAGATGTGTTATCAAAAGTGGTTGATTTAACCTTAGATCAAACCGGAAAACACTGTCTGAATAATTTAAAATCTTTAATCGAGTTAGTTAATCATAGTACCTCCTACAAGTTACCCTTAACCTTAGATTTGAGTTTGATTCAAACCTTTGATTATTATACAGGGATTATTTTTAAAGCCATTGGGCAGACTAATCATAAACTACAAAATTTAGGACAGGGGGGACGGTACGATCAACTATTAGGGGTCTATCACCCTCAAAAGAAATCGGCTCCGGGCATTGGTTTTTCCCTGAATGTAGGGGCTTTACATCGTTGTTTGTTATCAACGGATATTTTACCTCAAAAACCTCTTCTAATTGACTATTTAGTGGTAGCAAAAACATCTGAATCCCAAATAGAAGCTTTAAAGTATGCTCAACAACTAAGGAAGGATGACAACTCACTACGAGTTACCATTGACTTAGAAAATAGAAATGAGGAAGAAATAAAAAAATATGCTCAAGAAAATGGCATTAAAACCATTGTGTGGATAGAAAAAGGAAAAGAAGCTATTATTAACTG
- a CDS encoding J domain-containing protein: MSFPIEQGLFKYDITDHYAILGVPINADSRQIRQRYLKIAYILHPDTFDGKTEKEKQLATKILSKLVNPAYETLSKDRSRNEYKLVLSQMGYNLADELSSITIATDEAQKLLQTSQDRELTYHRLLTPLVNQQYDNLDNIFYITAQISELNLIYLMLNQGEQVKAKAKTKPPKSEPKATRSSASTQGETKKDDKKSAVDTSLKRAQEYIQRNNLSKAIIELRETLKEDPNNSTCHGLLGLAYLKEKQLTMAKIHINKARKVNPQDPIVIQAKQALDQVAPDSDKSKSSDKQQGGGFFGLFGKKK; this comes from the coding sequence ATGTCTTTTCCCATAGAACAAGGACTTTTTAAATATGATATAACCGATCACTACGCAATATTGGGAGTTCCCATTAATGCTGATAGTCGGCAAATTCGCCAGCGATACTTAAAAATAGCTTATATTCTCCATCCTGATACCTTTGACGGAAAAACAGAAAAAGAAAAACAATTAGCGACTAAAATTTTATCAAAATTAGTTAATCCAGCTTACGAAACATTATCCAAAGACCGTTCTCGTAATGAATATAAATTAGTTTTGTCCCAAATGGGATACAATTTAGCTGATGAATTAAGCAGTATCACTATTGCTACAGATGAAGCTCAAAAACTTCTGCAAACCAGTCAAGATAGAGAATTAACCTATCATCGACTTTTAACCCCTTTAGTGAATCAACAGTATGATAATTTAGACAATATTTTTTATATTACTGCTCAAATTAGCGAATTAAATTTAATTTATTTAATGCTTAATCAAGGGGAACAAGTTAAAGCAAAAGCAAAAACTAAACCACCAAAATCAGAACCGAAAGCAACAAGATCCTCTGCTTCTACTCAAGGAGAAACTAAAAAAGACGATAAAAAATCAGCCGTTGATACTTCTCTCAAACGCGCTCAAGAATATATTCAACGTAATAACCTTTCTAAAGCAATTATCGAATTGCGAGAAACCTTAAAAGAAGATCCTAATAATAGCACTTGCCACGGTTTATTGGGGTTAGCTTATCTTAAAGAAAAACAATTAACCATGGCTAAAATTCATATTAATAAAGCACGAAAAGTTAATCCCCAAGATCCTATTGTGATTCAAGCGAAACAAGCACTCGATCAAGTTGCGCCTGACTCAGACAAATCAAAATCTTCAGATAAACAACAAGGAGGGGGTTTCTTTGGTTTATTTGGAAAGAAAAAGTAA